In Ahaetulla prasina isolate Xishuangbanna chromosome 5, ASM2864084v1, whole genome shotgun sequence, the following are encoded in one genomic region:
- the RPL31 gene encoding large ribosomal subunit protein eL31: protein MAPAKKGGEKKKGRSAINEVVTREYTINIHKRIHGVGFKKRAPRALKEIRKFAMKEMGTPDVRIDTRLNKAVWTKGIRNVPYRIRVRLSRKRNEDEDSPNKLYTLVTYVPVTTFKGLQTVNVDEN, encoded by the exons ATGGCCCCTGCAAAGAAAGGTGGTGAAAAGAAGAAAGGCCGATCAGCCATCAATGAGGTGGTTACTCGAGAATATACAATAAATATTCACAAAAGGATCCATGGCGT GGGCTTCAAGAAAAGGGCTCCTCGTGCTCTTAAGGAGATTCGAAAATTTGCCATGAAGGAAATGGGTACTCCTGATGTACGCATTGATACCCGTTTGAACAAGGCTGTCTGGACGAAAGGAATAAG AAATGTTCCTTATCGTATCCGAGTACGCTTATCCCGAAAGCGCAATGAAGATGAAGATTCACCCAATAAATTGTATACACTGGTTACTTATGTGccagtcaccacctttaaag GTCTACAGACTGTTAATGTAGATGAAAACTAA